From the Entomomonas sp. E2T0 genome, one window contains:
- a CDS encoding tyrosine-type recombinase/integrase, with product MTLNRVFNVFDFISKKVGIRVTHHRFRHTLETDLMKDPDRNLYSVKDLMGHTNIKTTLEYFEPDIKMIKQALDNRKVSPSLLMINQWRL from the coding sequence ATAACTCTTAACAGAGTATTCAATGTATTTGACTTTATCTCTAAAAAAGTAGGTATAAGAGTTACGCATCATCGATTTAGACATACATTAGAAACAGACCTAATGAAAGATCCTGATCGTAATCTGTATTCAGTCAAAGACTTAATGGGACATACTAATATCAAAACCACTTTAGAGTATTTTGAACCTGATATAAAAATGATCAAACAAGCCTTAGATAATCGAAAGGTATCTCCAAGTTTATTAATGATTAACCAGTGGAGATTATAA
- a CDS encoding ParA family protein, with amino-acid sequence MQNSILSSTNRAKVISIVSTKGGVGKTTTAANLGAVIADAGKKVLLIDLDTQPTLSSYFALEDEKQKGTYELVAQGDTSFDNVSKTNINNLDILISNDFKSELNDLGGSGLEVRLITLLEPFKTHYDLILIDTQGTRSLTLKMAILAADTTISPVPPEMLAAREFGRGTVQLFKELQEAYLPFGIKVPIVNLFINRADFTSTDSRLISDSVRESFSNFDNVRVLNTVIPSIAVYRKAATEAKPAHRYETKRPHGRKAPSALETMTELAKEVFPEWVEELSALNPETIKSIAGTEVIQEA; translated from the coding sequence ATGCAAAATTCAATATTATCTAGCACTAACCGTGCAAAAGTTATTTCCATTGTTTCAACCAAAGGTGGAGTAGGTAAGACTACTACTGCTGCAAATCTAGGTGCTGTCATCGCTGATGCAGGTAAAAAAGTACTGCTTATCGATTTAGATACACAGCCAACATTATCCAGTTACTTTGCATTAGAAGATGAAAAACAAAAAGGAACATATGAGCTTGTAGCACAAGGTGATACCAGTTTTGATAATGTATCTAAAACCAATATAAATAACCTAGATATTCTTATATCCAATGACTTTAAAAGTGAACTAAATGATTTAGGCGGAAGTGGCTTAGAAGTTAGATTAATCACGTTATTAGAACCATTCAAAACTCACTATGACCTTATATTAATTGATACACAAGGAACACGATCACTTACTCTAAAAATGGCTATTCTAGCTGCTGATACTACTATCTCCCCAGTTCCTCCTGAAATGCTAGCTGCTAGAGAATTTGGTAGAGGCACTGTGCAGCTTTTTAAAGAGCTACAAGAAGCTTATCTACCTTTTGGTATTAAAGTACCTATAGTTAACTTATTTATTAATAGAGCAGATTTCACCTCAACAGACAGCCGTTTAATCTCGGATTCGGTTCGTGAAAGCTTCAGTAATTTTGATAACGTCAGAGTACTAAATACTGTTATTCCTTCTATTGCAGTCTATAGAAAAGCAGCTACTGAAGCTAAACCTGCCCATCGTTATGAAACTAAACGTCCACATGGTCGCAAAGCACCTTCAGCACTTGAAACCATGACAGAACTAGCTAAAGAAGTTTTTCCAGAGTGGGTAGAGGAATTAAGTGCTTTAAATCCAGAAACCATTAAATCCATAGCAGGGACAGAGGTAATCCAAGAAGCCTAG
- the dnaB gene encoding replicative DNA helicase: MSSKIVPPSSMEAEQAVLGGLMLENSTYDDVMEIISEHDFYNFDNKIIFNAIHLLHIENKPFDPVTLSDKLISTQQLPHIANVLAYVVELSRSIPSVANIVAYAKIVKERSTLRQLANLGHEISQAAHQKSTNSTEVMAVADQKLFEITQKQTGQKDFINLRDCLNDVLNDIDQHFNDGNPITGVPSGLTDLDDYTSGFQNGDLIILAARPSMGKTSLALKFGLSALESKTDKPILVYSLEMPAEQLLKRLIAQIGGLNLKSVMSGQLNADNNGVNEFNLLTLAFNQLTQYENRLIIDDTASLTTSAIRARTRRCTRKFGNPSLILIDYLQLIAESGKYENRNNAVGAITRELKALAKEFECPVIALSQLNRDVEKRTNKRPVNADLRDSGSIEQDADLIMFIYRDEVYHPDSLETGTAEIIIGKQRNGPIGTVRTTFLAAQTDFKDICRTTYY, encoded by the coding sequence ATGAGTTCAAAAATTGTTCCACCTTCATCTATGGAAGCTGAACAAGCTGTATTAGGTGGTTTGATGTTAGAAAACAGTACCTATGATGATGTAATGGAAATCATTTCAGAGCATGACTTTTATAATTTTGATAACAAAATTATTTTTAATGCAATCCATCTTTTACATATAGAAAATAAGCCATTTGACCCCGTTACATTAAGCGACAAACTTATATCAACCCAACAACTACCTCATATTGCAAATGTTTTAGCCTATGTGGTGGAGTTGTCACGTAGCATTCCTTCAGTAGCCAATATTGTTGCCTATGCCAAAATAGTAAAAGAGCGTTCTACTCTTAGACAATTGGCGAACTTAGGTCATGAAATAAGCCAAGCAGCACATCAAAAAAGTACCAACAGTACTGAAGTGATGGCAGTTGCTGACCAAAAACTATTTGAAATCACTCAAAAACAAACAGGTCAGAAAGATTTTATTAATCTAAGAGACTGTTTAAACGATGTCTTAAACGATATAGACCAACACTTTAATGATGGTAATCCAATCACAGGCGTACCATCAGGATTAACAGACCTTGATGACTATACATCAGGCTTCCAAAACGGTGATTTAATTATCCTTGCTGCTAGACCTTCAATGGGTAAAACAAGTTTAGCTCTAAAGTTTGGTTTGAGTGCATTAGAGTCCAAAACTGATAAACCAATACTTGTTTATTCTTTAGAAATGCCAGCAGAGCAACTACTTAAACGCTTAATTGCGCAAATTGGTGGTTTAAACCTAAAGTCAGTAATGTCGGGACAACTAAATGCTGATAATAATGGCGTTAATGAATTTAATCTACTGACATTGGCTTTCAATCAACTGACACAATATGAAAATAGACTCATCATTGATGACACAGCCTCATTAACCACTTCTGCCATACGTGCACGAACCAGACGTTGTACACGTAAATTTGGCAACCCCTCACTAATTCTCATTGACTACCTGCAACTGATTGCTGAATCAGGTAAATACGAAAATCGCAACAATGCAGTAGGAGCGATTACCCGTGAACTAAAAGCGTTAGCTAAAGAGTTTGAATGTCCTGTGATTGCCTTATCGCAACTTAACCGAGATGTTGAAAAAAGAACCAATAAACGTCCAGTGAATGCAGACCTTAGAGACTCAGGTTCGATTGAGCAAGATGCAGACCTAATCATGTTTATCTATCGGGATGAAGTTTATCACCCTGATAGTTTAGAAACAGGTACTGCGGAAATAATTATCGGTAAACAACGTAATGGTCCAATTGGTACTGTGCGGACAACCTTCTTAGCTGCTCAAACTGATTTTAAAGACATCTGTCGCACTACTTATTACTAA